The Micromonospora sp. NBC_01740 genome includes a window with the following:
- a CDS encoding quinone-dependent dihydroorotate dehydrogenase — MMFERVVRPGLFRIGGGDAEAAHEWTLRRLAGLSRRPAALGVLRARYAVRAPRRVFGVEFPNPVGLAAGMDKDGAALPAWPALGFGFVEVGTVTAHPQPGNPRPRLFRLPGSEAVVNRMGFNNAGAEALAARLAALPRPIGVPLGISLGKSKVTPLDEAVADYQASYRALRGHGDYFAVNVSSPNTPGLRSLQDRAHLDAILAALVGEKPVLVKIAPDLTEPAIAELLEVCLARGAAGVIATNTTLARDGLAPADRARGAETGGLSGRPLADRAREVVAFVHREAGGRLPVIGVGGIVDPDAAARMFDAGAALVQLYTGFIYRGPALVRAAARATGTGG; from the coding sequence GTGATGTTCGAGCGGGTGGTCCGGCCGGGGTTGTTCCGGATCGGCGGCGGGGACGCCGAGGCGGCGCACGAGTGGACGTTGCGGCGGCTGGCGGGGTTGTCCCGCCGGCCGGCGGCGCTGGGGGTGTTGCGGGCCCGGTACGCCGTGCGGGCGCCGCGGCGGGTGTTCGGCGTCGAGTTCCCCAACCCGGTGGGGTTGGCCGCCGGGATGGACAAGGACGGCGCGGCCCTGCCGGCCTGGCCGGCGCTGGGCTTCGGCTTCGTCGAGGTCGGCACGGTCACCGCGCACCCACAGCCGGGTAATCCCCGGCCCCGGCTGTTCCGGCTGCCCGGCAGCGAGGCCGTGGTCAACCGGATGGGCTTCAACAACGCCGGCGCCGAGGCCCTCGCGGCCCGGCTCGCTGCGCTGCCGCGCCCGATCGGCGTGCCGCTGGGCATCTCGCTCGGCAAGTCCAAGGTGACCCCGCTGGACGAGGCGGTGGCGGACTACCAGGCGTCCTACCGGGCGCTGCGCGGGCACGGCGACTACTTCGCGGTCAACGTCTCCTCGCCGAACACCCCGGGGCTGCGCTCCCTGCAGGACCGGGCGCACCTAGACGCCATCCTGGCGGCGCTGGTGGGGGAGAAGCCGGTGCTGGTGAAGATCGCCCCGGACCTCACCGAGCCGGCGATCGCCGAGCTGCTGGAGGTCTGCCTGGCCCGGGGCGCGGCCGGGGTGATCGCCACGAACACCACGCTGGCCCGCGACGGCCTCGCCCCGGCGGACCGGGCGCGCGGCGCGGAGACCGGCGGCCTGTCGGGGCGCCCGCTCGCCGACCGCGCCCGCGAGGTGGTCGCCTTCGTGCACCGGGAGGCCGGCGGGCGGCTGCCGGTGATCGGCGTCGGGGGCATCGTGGACCCGGACGCGGCGGCCCGGATGTTCGACGCCGGCGCCGCCCTGGTGCAGCTCTACACCGGCTTCATCTATCGCGGCCCGGCCCTGGTCCGCGCCGCCGCCCGCGCCACGGGGACGGGCGGGTGA
- a CDS encoding adenosylmethionine--8-amino-7-oxononanoate transaminase has product MSPEEILAADRAHVWHPYAALPPASAPYVVEGAAGVRLRLADGRELVDGMSSWWAAIHGYRHPVLDAAVTDQLGRMSHVMFGGLTHEPAVRLAATLVELAPDGLEHVFLADSGSVGVEVAIKMCLQYQRAAGRPERRRLGTWRGGYHGDTFHPMSVCDPEGGMHHLWGDVLPRQVFAPVPPGGFDTPPEPAYEAALVEAVERHAHELAAVVVEPVVQGAGGMRFHHPHYLRVLREVTRAHGVLLVFDEIATGFGRTGTMFAAEHAGVVPDVMCVGKALTGGYLTLAATLCTAEVARGISAGGVLAHGPTFMGNPLACAVANASLGLLRAGDWAGRVARVQAGLRAGLEPLRGAPGVADVRVLGAIGVVQLDHEVDLPAATAAAVAEGVWLRPFRDLVYTMPPYVTDDADLARIAAGVAAAVRAG; this is encoded by the coding sequence GTGAGCCCCGAGGAGATCCTGGCCGCCGACCGGGCGCACGTGTGGCACCCGTACGCGGCCCTGCCGCCGGCGAGCGCGCCCTACGTGGTGGAGGGCGCGGCGGGCGTACGGCTGCGGCTGGCCGACGGCCGGGAACTGGTCGACGGGATGTCGTCGTGGTGGGCGGCGATCCACGGCTACCGGCACCCGGTGCTCGACGCGGCCGTGACCGACCAGCTCGGCCGGATGAGCCACGTGATGTTCGGCGGGCTCACCCACGAGCCCGCGGTCCGCCTGGCGGCCACGCTGGTCGAGCTGGCCCCGGACGGGCTGGAGCACGTCTTCCTGGCCGACTCCGGCTCGGTCGGCGTCGAGGTCGCGATCAAGATGTGCCTGCAGTACCAGCGGGCCGCCGGCCGGCCGGAGCGCCGCCGGCTGGGCACCTGGCGGGGCGGCTACCACGGCGACACGTTCCACCCGATGAGCGTCTGCGACCCCGAGGGCGGCATGCACCACCTCTGGGGCGACGTGCTGCCCCGGCAGGTCTTCGCCCCCGTGCCGCCCGGCGGCTTCGACACCCCGCCCGAGCCGGCCTACGAGGCGGCCCTGGTGGAGGCGGTCGAGCGGCACGCCCACGAGCTGGCCGCGGTCGTCGTCGAGCCGGTGGTCCAGGGCGCCGGCGGGATGCGCTTCCACCACCCGCACTACCTGCGGGTGCTGCGCGAGGTGACCCGGGCGCACGGCGTGCTGCTGGTCTTCGACGAGATCGCCACCGGCTTCGGCCGCACGGGCACGATGTTCGCCGCCGAGCACGCCGGGGTGGTGCCCGACGTGATGTGCGTGGGCAAGGCGCTCACCGGCGGGTACCTGACGCTGGCCGCCACGCTCTGCACGGCGGAGGTCGCCCGGGGCATCTCCGCCGGCGGGGTGCTGGCGCACGGCCCGACGTTCATGGGCAACCCGCTGGCCTGTGCGGTCGCCAACGCCTCCCTCGGCCTGCTGCGGGCCGGCGACTGGGCGGGGCGGGTGGCGAGGGTGCAGGCGGGCCTGCGGGCCGGCCTGGAGCCGTTGCGCGGCGCCCCGGGGGTGGCCGACGTGCGGGTGCTCGGCGCGATCGGCGTGGTCCAGCTGGACCACGAGGTGGACCTGCCCGCCGCCACCGCCGCGGCGGTCGCCGAGGGGGTCTGGCTGCGGCCGTTCCGCGACCTGGTCTACACCATGCCGCCGTACGTCACCGACGACGCCGACCTGGCCCGGATCGCCGCCGGGGTCGCCGCCGCGGTGCGGGCCGGCTGA
- the pyrF gene encoding orotidine-5'-phosphate decarboxylase, translating into MESFGARLHRAVTERGPLCVGIDPHPGLLARWGLDDDIRGLDRFARTVTDALGDRVAVIKPQSAFFERFGSKGVAILESTIRQLRDAGSLVLLDVKRGDIGSTVAAYASAYLDPSSLIHVDAVTASPYLGVGALAPMFELAAEHGGGVFVLALTSNPEGAAVQRARTADGRTVAQTVIDEISQLNAGAQPLGSIGLVVGATIGDTGHDLSAVNGPLLAPGLGAQGATAADLRVVFGSALPAVLPSYSREVLGAGPDPDALRAAADRALTGCRAALAAGD; encoded by the coding sequence ATGGAGAGCTTCGGCGCCCGCCTGCACCGGGCCGTCACCGAGCGGGGTCCGCTCTGCGTCGGCATCGACCCGCACCCGGGGCTGCTGGCCCGCTGGGGGCTCGACGACGACATCCGGGGGCTTGACCGGTTCGCCCGGACGGTCACGGACGCCCTCGGTGACCGGGTCGCGGTGATCAAGCCCCAGTCAGCCTTTTTCGAGCGGTTCGGCTCGAAAGGTGTCGCGATTCTTGAGTCAACTATCCGACAGTTACGCGATGCCGGCTCGCTCGTTCTGCTGGACGTCAAGCGCGGCGACATCGGCTCGACCGTCGCCGCGTACGCCTCGGCGTACCTCGATCCATCCAGCCTGATCCATGTGGACGCGGTGACGGCGAGCCCGTACCTCGGTGTCGGCGCGCTCGCGCCGATGTTCGAACTGGCCGCCGAGCACGGCGGCGGGGTCTTCGTGCTGGCGCTCACCTCCAACCCCGAGGGCGCCGCCGTGCAGCGCGCGCGCACCGCCGACGGACGCACCGTCGCGCAGACCGTCATCGACGAGATTTCCCAGCTCAACGCGGGTGCGCAGCCGCTCGGCAGCATCGGGCTGGTGGTCGGCGCGACCATCGGCGACACCGGTCACGACCTGTCCGCCGTGAACGGTCCGCTGCTCGCTCCGGGCCTCGGCGCGCAGGGCGCCACGGCGGCCGATCTGCGCGTCGTCTTCGGCTCCGCCCTGCCCGCGGTGCTGCCCTCGTACTCCCGTGAGGTGCTGGGCGCGGGCCCGGATCCGGACGCGCTGCGGGCCGCCGCCGACCGCGCCCTGACCGGCTGCCGGGCGGCCCTCGCCGCTGGTGACTGA
- the mihF gene encoding integration host factor, actinobacterial type, whose amino-acid sequence MPLPSLTPEQRAAALEKAAEIRKARAELKEQLKQGKTTLGAVLERAESDDVVGKLKVSAVLQAMPGIGKIRATQIMEKLKIADSRRLRGLGEQQRKALLGEFAAN is encoded by the coding sequence GTGCCGCTCCCGTCACTGACCCCCGAACAGCGCGCTGCCGCGCTGGAGAAGGCCGCGGAGATCCGCAAGGCCCGTGCTGAGCTGAAGGAGCAGCTCAAGCAGGGCAAGACCACCCTCGGAGCCGTCCTCGAGCGTGCCGAGTCCGACGATGTCGTCGGCAAGCTCAAGGTCTCCGCCGTGCTGCAGGCGATGCCGGGTATCGGCAAGATCCGGGCCACCCAGATCATGGAGAAGCTCAAGATCGCCGACAGCCGTCGCCTGCGTGGCCTCGGCGAGCAGCAGCGCAAGGCACTGCTTGGAGAGTTCGCCGCCAACTGA
- a CDS encoding guanylate kinase encodes MSTDDEARPAARLTVLAGPSGSGTESVVERVRARSPSVWVPVPATTRSRREGELDGVDRLFLTLAEFDRMVAAGELLEWSRAGPYRRGTPLEPLRARLAAGQPVLIGLDLAGALLVRAVLPDARLVLLHPPGNLPPQATPAAFEHTLAHDLTGRVVDELVGLSGSSFLAPAPPHMRG; translated from the coding sequence GTGAGCACGGATGACGAGGCGCGCCCGGCGGCTCGGCTCACTGTCCTGGCGGGGCCTTCGGGCTCCGGCACGGAGAGTGTCGTCGAGCGCGTCCGGGCGCGTTCTCCGTCCGTGTGGGTTCCGGTGCCGGCCACCACGCGTTCCCGCCGGGAGGGCGAGCTGGACGGCGTCGACCGGCTCTTCCTGACCCTCGCCGAGTTCGACCGGATGGTCGCCGCCGGGGAGCTGCTGGAGTGGAGCCGGGCCGGGCCGTACCGGCGCGGCACCCCCCTCGAACCGTTGCGCGCCCGGCTCGCCGCCGGGCAGCCGGTGCTGATCGGTCTCGACCTGGCCGGCGCGCTGCTGGTCCGGGCGGTGCTGCCCGACGCCCGGCTGGTGCTGCTGCACCCGCCGGGGAACCTCCCCCCGCAGGCCACCCCGGCCGCCTTCGAACACACCCTCGCGCACGACCTCACCGGGCGGGTCGTCGACGAGCTGGTAGGCTTGTCAGGTTCTTCTTTCCTGGCTCCGGCGCCACCGCACATGCGCGGTTGA
- the rpoZ gene encoding DNA-directed RNA polymerase subunit omega, which yields MGSIANPEGITNPPIDELLEKTTSKYALVIFAAKRARQVNAYYSQLGEGLLEYVGPLVETTPQEKPLSIAMREINAGLLTAEPTDQP from the coding sequence GTGGGATCCATCGCAAACCCCGAAGGCATCACCAACCCGCCGATCGACGAGCTCCTCGAGAAGACGACCTCGAAGTACGCGCTGGTGATCTTCGCCGCCAAGCGCGCGCGCCAGGTCAACGCCTACTACAGCCAGCTCGGTGAGGGTCTGCTGGAATACGTCGGCCCGCTGGTCGAGACCACGCCGCAGGAGAAGCCCCTCTCCATCGCCATGCGCGAGATCAACGCGGGCCTGCTCACCGCCGAGCCGACCGACCAGCCGTAA
- the coaBC gene encoding bifunctional phosphopantothenoylcysteine decarboxylase/phosphopantothenate--cysteine ligase CoaBC produces the protein MSPRIVLGVGGGIAAYKACELLRLFTESGHQVRVVPTASALRFVGAPTWAALSGQPVADDVWSDVHEVPHVRLGQQADLVVVAPATADLLAKAAHGLADDLLTNTLLTARCPVVLAPAMHTEMWEHPATVANVATLRSRGVRVVEPAVGRLTGADTGKGRLPDPAEIFAVARRALARGVGAPADLAGRHVVVTAGGTREPLDPVRFLGNRSSGKQGYAFARCAVARGARVTLISANVSLPDPAGVDLVRVGTTGELRDATLAAAADADAVVMAAAPADFRPATYAPGKIKKSDDGSAPTIELVTNPDIAAELGRRRRPEQVLVVFAAETGDAEANGRAKLARKRADLVVINEVGSDKVFGAETNAATVIGADGSVSRMPERSKEDLADGVWDLVVARLPGRS, from the coding sequence ATGTCCCCTCGGATCGTCCTCGGGGTCGGCGGCGGCATCGCCGCCTACAAGGCGTGCGAGCTGCTGCGGCTCTTCACCGAGTCGGGCCACCAGGTCCGGGTCGTGCCGACCGCGTCGGCGTTGCGCTTCGTCGGGGCCCCGACCTGGGCGGCGCTCTCCGGCCAGCCCGTCGCCGACGACGTCTGGTCGGACGTGCACGAGGTGCCGCACGTCCGACTCGGTCAGCAGGCCGACCTGGTGGTGGTCGCGCCGGCCACCGCCGACCTGCTGGCCAAGGCCGCCCACGGCCTCGCCGACGACCTGCTCACCAACACGCTGCTGACCGCCCGCTGCCCGGTCGTGCTGGCCCCGGCCATGCACACCGAGATGTGGGAGCACCCGGCCACCGTCGCCAACGTCGCGACGCTGCGCTCCCGGGGCGTGCGCGTCGTCGAGCCCGCCGTCGGCCGGCTCACCGGCGCCGACACCGGCAAGGGCCGGCTGCCCGACCCGGCGGAGATCTTCGCGGTCGCCCGCCGGGCCCTCGCACGGGGCGTCGGGGCCCCCGCCGACCTCGCCGGCCGGCACGTGGTGGTGACCGCCGGCGGCACCCGCGAGCCCCTCGACCCGGTCCGCTTCCTGGGTAACCGCTCCTCGGGCAAGCAGGGCTACGCCTTCGCCCGCTGCGCGGTGGCCCGGGGCGCCCGGGTCACCCTGATCTCGGCCAACGTCTCGCTGCCCGACCCCGCCGGCGTCGACCTGGTCCGCGTCGGCACCACGGGCGAGCTGCGCGACGCCACGCTCGCGGCGGCGGCAGACGCCGACGCGGTGGTGATGGCGGCGGCTCCGGCCGATTTCCGTCCCGCGACCTACGCGCCTGGCAAAATCAAGAAGTCGGACGACGGCAGCGCGCCCACCATCGAGCTCGTCACCAACCCGGACATCGCGGCCGAGCTGGGCCGGCGCCGTCGACCGGAGCAGGTGCTGGTGGTGTTCGCCGCGGAGACGGGCGACGCCGAGGCCAACGGCCGGGCCAAGCTCGCCCGCAAGCGGGCGGACCTCGTCGTGATCAACGAGGTCGGTTCCGACAAGGTCTTCGGCGCCGAGACCAACGCGGCGACGGTCATCGGCGCGGACGGTTCGGTCAGCCGGATGCCCGAGCGGTCCAAGGAGGACCTCGCCGACGGCGTCTGGGATCTCGTGGTGGCCCGGTTGCCCGGCCGTTCCTGA
- the metK gene encoding methionine adenosyltransferase: protein MTRRLFTSESVTEGHPDKIADQISDGILDALLAEDPRSRVAVETLITTGQVHIAGEVTTKAYADIPTIVRRTILDIGYDSSKKGFDGASCGVSVSIGAQSEDIAQGVDNAFELRTGASESALDAQGAGDQGMMFGFACSETPELMPLPIALAHRLARRLSQVRKDGTIPYLRPDGKTQVTIEYEGLRPVRLNTVVVSSQHAADISLDSLLTPDVREHVIAPELESLGLDTEGYRLLVNPTGRFEIGGPMGDAGLTGRKIIVDTYGGYARHGGGAFSGKDPSKVDRSAAYATRWVAKNVVAAGLAERCEVQVAYAIGKAHPVSLFVETFGTETVPVASIEKAVSEVFDLRPAAIIRDLNLLRPIYQQTAAYGHFGRELPDLTWESTDRAADLKSAAGA, encoded by the coding sequence GTGACACGCCGCCTCTTCACTTCCGAATCGGTCACGGAAGGCCACCCGGACAAGATCGCCGACCAGATCAGCGACGGCATCCTCGACGCCCTGCTCGCCGAGGACCCCCGCAGCCGCGTCGCCGTGGAGACCCTGATCACCACTGGTCAGGTGCACATCGCGGGCGAGGTGACCACCAAGGCGTACGCCGACATCCCGACCATCGTCCGCCGGACCATCCTCGACATCGGCTACGACTCGTCGAAGAAGGGCTTCGACGGCGCCTCGTGCGGCGTCAGCGTCTCCATCGGCGCCCAGTCCGAGGACATCGCGCAGGGCGTCGACAACGCCTTCGAGCTGCGTACCGGGGCGTCGGAGAGCGCGCTGGACGCCCAGGGCGCCGGCGACCAGGGCATGATGTTCGGCTTTGCCTGCTCCGAGACGCCGGAGTTGATGCCGCTGCCGATCGCCCTGGCGCACCGGCTGGCCCGGCGGCTCTCCCAGGTCCGCAAGGACGGCACGATCCCGTACCTGCGCCCCGACGGCAAGACCCAGGTCACGATCGAGTACGAGGGGCTGCGCCCCGTCCGGCTCAACACGGTCGTCGTCTCCAGCCAGCACGCGGCGGACATCTCGCTGGACTCGCTGCTCACCCCCGACGTGCGCGAGCACGTCATCGCCCCGGAGCTGGAGAGCCTCGGGCTCGACACCGAGGGCTACCGGCTGCTGGTCAACCCGACCGGCCGGTTCGAGATCGGCGGGCCGATGGGCGACGCCGGCCTCACCGGCCGCAAGATCATCGTCGACACCTACGGCGGCTACGCCCGGCACGGCGGCGGCGCGTTCTCCGGCAAGGACCCGTCGAAGGTGGACCGCTCGGCGGCGTACGCGACGCGCTGGGTGGCCAAGAACGTGGTCGCTGCCGGCCTGGCCGAGCGGTGCGAGGTCCAGGTCGCGTACGCGATCGGCAAGGCCCACCCGGTCAGCCTCTTCGTCGAGACGTTCGGCACCGAGACCGTGCCGGTCGCCTCGATCGAGAAGGCCGTCTCCGAGGTCTTCGACCTGCGCCCGGCCGCCATCATCCGGGACCTGAACCTGCTCCGCCCGATCTACCAGCAGACCGCCGCCTACGGCCACTTCGGCCGGGAGCTGCCGGACCTGACCTGGGAGAGCACCGACCGGGCCGCCGACCTCAAGTCGGCCGCGGGAGCCTGA
- a CDS encoding primosomal protein N', with translation MAHLDRPFDYLVPAELDADAVPGVRVKVRFAGQLVDGWLLERADDSGHTGRLAYLEKVVSPEPVLAPEVARLARAVADRYAGNLADVLRLAVPPRHARVEKDVRARAAAPDVPDVEPAVAGVGPAVADVDSAVAGVGPAVADVDSAVAGVDSGVPDVGPAVPDVGPDAWRDYPAGPALLRALAEGRAARAVWSALPGEDWPARYAEAVAATVAGGRGAVVVVADNRDLDRLDAALHDALGPGRHVCLSAALGPARRYRAFLAARRGDVAVVVGTRAAMFAPVARLGLVAIWDDGDDLHAEPRAPYPHAREVLLTRAQLGDAAALVGGYTRTAEAQLLVETGWAREVVADRATLRARMPAIAPTGDDPQLARDPGAATARLPSLAWTTARDSLRADLPVLVQVPRRGYLPSVACAECRTPARCPHCAGPLALPSAEGTPACRWCGRVAAAYACPECGGRRLRASVTGARRTAEELGRAFPGVPVRTSGREEVLATVPGGAGLVIATPGAEPVADGGFGAVLLLDSWALLTRADLRAGEEALRRWLAAAALARPAAAGGRVVVVADGALAPVQALLRWDAGWFAARELAERRELGFPPAVRMASVTGLPAAVADLLAEARLPAEAELLGPVPADGERERMLVRVPRALAGALAGALHSAAGVRTARKAAEPVRLQVDPLALF, from the coding sequence CTGGCCCACCTGGACCGCCCGTTCGACTACCTCGTCCCGGCCGAGCTGGACGCCGACGCCGTCCCCGGCGTACGCGTGAAGGTCCGCTTCGCGGGGCAGCTCGTCGACGGCTGGCTGCTGGAGCGGGCCGACGACTCGGGGCACACCGGTCGGCTGGCGTACCTGGAGAAGGTCGTCTCGCCCGAGCCGGTGCTCGCGCCGGAGGTCGCCCGGCTGGCCCGGGCGGTCGCGGACCGCTACGCCGGCAACCTCGCCGACGTGCTCCGCCTCGCCGTCCCGCCCCGGCACGCCCGGGTGGAGAAGGACGTCCGCGCCCGCGCCGCCGCCCCCGACGTCCCCGACGTGGAGCCTGCCGTCGCTGGCGTGGGTCCCGCCGTCGCCGACGTGGACTCCGCCGTCGCTGGCGTGGGTCCCGCCGTCGCCGACGTGGACTCCGCCGTCGCTGGCGTGGACTCCGGCGTCCCCGACGTGGGTCCCGCCGTCCCCGACGTGGGTCCCGACGCGTGGCGGGACTACCCGGCCGGGCCGGCCCTGCTCCGGGCGCTCGCCGAAGGCCGGGCCGCCCGGGCCGTCTGGTCGGCGCTGCCGGGGGAGGACTGGCCCGCCCGGTACGCCGAGGCCGTCGCCGCCACCGTGGCCGGCGGTCGGGGCGCGGTGGTGGTCGTCGCCGACAACCGCGACCTGGACCGTCTCGACGCCGCGCTGCACGACGCCCTGGGCCCGGGGCGGCACGTCTGCCTCTCCGCCGCGCTCGGTCCCGCCCGGCGCTACCGGGCGTTCCTCGCCGCCCGGCGCGGCGACGTGGCGGTGGTGGTCGGCACCAGGGCCGCGATGTTCGCCCCGGTCGCCCGGCTCGGGCTGGTGGCGATCTGGGACGACGGCGACGACCTGCACGCCGAGCCCCGGGCCCCCTATCCGCACGCCCGGGAGGTGCTGCTCACCCGCGCCCAGCTCGGCGACGCCGCGGCGCTGGTGGGTGGCTACACCCGCACCGCCGAGGCGCAGCTGCTGGTGGAGACCGGATGGGCCCGCGAGGTGGTGGCCGACCGGGCCACCCTCCGGGCCCGGATGCCGGCGATCGCGCCGACCGGCGACGACCCGCAGCTGGCGCGGGACCCAGGGGCGGCCACCGCCCGGCTGCCCAGCCTGGCCTGGACCACCGCCCGGGACTCGCTCCGGGCGGACCTGCCGGTGCTGGTCCAGGTGCCCCGCCGCGGCTACCTGCCGTCGGTGGCCTGTGCCGAGTGCCGCACCCCGGCCCGGTGCCCGCACTGCGCCGGCCCGCTCGCGCTGCCCTCCGCCGAGGGCACCCCGGCCTGCCGCTGGTGCGGGCGGGTCGCCGCCGCGTACGCCTGCCCGGAGTGCGGCGGGCGGCGGCTGCGCGCCTCCGTCACCGGCGCCCGGCGCACCGCCGAGGAACTGGGCCGGGCCTTCCCCGGCGTGCCGGTGCGGACCTCCGGGCGGGAGGAGGTGCTGGCCACGGTCCCGGGCGGCGCCGGCCTGGTCATCGCCACCCCCGGCGCCGAGCCGGTCGCCGACGGCGGCTTCGGGGCGGTGCTGCTGCTCGACTCGTGGGCCCTGCTGACGCGGGCCGACCTGCGGGCGGGGGAGGAGGCGCTGCGCCGCTGGCTGGCGGCCGCCGCGCTGGCCCGTCCCGCCGCCGCCGGGGGCCGGGTGGTGGTGGTCGCCGACGGGGCCCTCGCCCCCGTACAGGCGCTGCTGCGCTGGGACGCCGGCTGGTTCGCCGCCCGGGAGCTGGCCGAACGGCGGGAGCTGGGCTTCCCGCCGGCGGTGCGGATGGCCAGCGTGACCGGCCTGCCGGCCGCCGTGGCCGACCTGCTGGCCGAGGCCCGGCTGCCGGCGGAGGCCGAGCTGCTCGGGCCGGTGCCGGCCGACGGGGAGCGAGAGCGGATGCTGGTCCGGGTCCCCCGGGCGCTGGCCGGCGCGCTGGCCGGCGCGCTGCACTCGGCGGCGGGGGTGCGCACCGCCCGCAAGGCCGCCGAGCCGGTCCGCCTCCAGGTCGACCCGCTGGCCCTCTTCTGA
- a CDS encoding AAA family ATPase encodes MTVRQSIVFNGDLGSGKSTVSVVIAERLGLRRVSVGDLYRQMAQERKMTALQLNLHAELDQAVDGYVDQLQRDIAASGERLVMDSRLAWHFFTDALKVHMITEPGEAARRVLARPSGPAESYASMEEAKAKLLERSESERGRFIVRYGVDKARLRNYDLICDTTRASASEVIEHIIDAYEGRLGADVLRDAPPLLLLDPARVYPTEDIAHLRDLWDSEFVGEVAAAGDEALEPLRIGYTGEYFFVVDGHRRLSAALQNGFRLVPAQLVAEVDEPVVGGMSAVDYFAAQARPGLIHDWEAAHSIELPLPEHALLGGDAVLAGEPGTGV; translated from the coding sequence GTGACCGTTCGTCAGTCGATCGTCTTCAATGGTGACCTCGGCAGCGGCAAGAGCACCGTCTCCGTGGTGATCGCCGAGCGGCTCGGCCTGCGCCGGGTCAGCGTCGGTGACCTCTACCGCCAGATGGCGCAGGAGCGGAAGATGACCGCGCTCCAGCTCAACCTGCACGCGGAGCTGGACCAGGCCGTCGACGGCTACGTCGACCAGCTCCAGCGGGACATCGCGGCCTCGGGCGAGCGGCTCGTCATGGACTCCCGGCTGGCCTGGCACTTCTTCACGGACGCGCTCAAGGTGCACATGATCACCGAGCCGGGCGAGGCGGCCCGACGGGTGCTCGCCCGCCCCTCCGGCCCGGCCGAGAGCTACGCCTCGATGGAGGAGGCCAAGGCCAAGCTGCTGGAGCGCAGCGAGAGCGAGCGGGGCCGGTTCATCGTCCGCTACGGGGTGGACAAGGCCCGGCTGCGCAACTACGACCTGATCTGCGACACCACCCGCGCCTCGGCCTCCGAGGTCATCGAGCACATCATCGACGCGTACGAGGGCCGGCTGGGCGCGGACGTGCTGCGCGACGCGCCGCCGCTGCTGCTGCTCGACCCGGCCCGCGTCTACCCGACCGAGGACATCGCCCACCTGCGCGACCTGTGGGACTCGGAGTTCGTCGGCGAGGTGGCCGCCGCCGGCGACGAGGCGCTGGAGCCCCTGCGGATCGGCTACACCGGCGAGTACTTCTTCGTCGTCGACGGGCACCGCCGCCTCAGCGCCGCCCTCCAGAACGGCTTCCGCCTGGTGCCGGCCCAGCTCGTCGCCGAGGTGGACGAGCCGGTGGTCGGCGGAATGAGCGCGGTGGACTACTTCGCCGCCCAGGCCCGGCCCGGCCTGATCCACGACTGGGAGGCCGCCCACTCCATCGAGCTGCCGTTGCCCGAGCACGCCCTGCTCGGCGGCGACGCGGTCCTGGCCGGGGAGCCGGGCACCGGCGTCTGA
- the def gene encoding peptide deformylase produces the protein MTVQPIRLFGDPVLRTPADPVVDFDVELRKLVADLTDTMREQNGAGLAAPQLGVGLRVFTFDVDDVVGHLVNPVLEFPDAEEQDGPEGCLSIPGLYFDTKRRQNVIAKGFNGYGDPMQIVGTGLMARCVQHETDHLDGVLFVDRLDPAGRKEAMKAIRQAEWYDPATPPTVKLNPHASGSPFGLGR, from the coding sequence GTGACCGTCCAGCCCATCCGTCTGTTCGGGGATCCGGTGCTGCGCACGCCGGCCGATCCGGTGGTCGACTTCGACGTCGAGCTGCGCAAGCTCGTCGCCGACCTGACCGACACGATGCGTGAGCAGAACGGCGCCGGCCTCGCCGCGCCGCAGCTCGGTGTGGGCCTGCGGGTGTTCACCTTCGACGTCGACGACGTGGTCGGCCACCTGGTCAACCCGGTGCTGGAGTTTCCCGACGCCGAGGAGCAGGACGGCCCGGAGGGCTGCCTGTCCATTCCCGGCCTCTACTTCGACACCAAGCGCCGGCAGAACGTGATCGCCAAGGGCTTCAACGGCTACGGCGACCCGATGCAGATCGTCGGCACCGGTCTGATGGCCCGCTGCGTGCAGCACGAGACCGACCACCTCGACGGGGTGCTCTTCGTGGACCGGCTGGACCCGGCCGGGCGCAAGGAGGCGATGAAGGCGATCCGCCAGGCGGAGTGGTACGACCCGGCCACCCCGCCGACGGTCAAGCTCAACCCGCACGCCTCGGGCAGCCCCTTCGGCCTGGGGCGGTGA